A single window of Lysobacter oculi DNA harbors:
- a CDS encoding EAL domain-containing response regulator, with protein sequence MLSGVDAPIRMLIVNDDAEAAEAIVSNLRNAGLAVRPARAASLDQIDEHLAAHPFDVVLVSSPASGMSDEQVVQRASADGRDLPVVVQIDQVDNARLLSLARLGMRGIVLKGEFEHLQAIIVREFHDLDARRGLRRLEAQIRETERRCDALIESSRDPIAYVHEGMHIRANSAYLEMFGYADFEDIEGMSLLDMVAPAHVTDFKKLLKDISRGEAPPPRYELQARDAEGNDFPAVMEFAQAKYEGEPCIQVIIRRQESDPAMAQELEELRRRDIATGLLNRQTFLQELEQGVAEVAGGGTQHALLLVEPDQAAQLGQQVGLDNTHELAAAIAKRLTDTFGSDAIIARTGEDTYALLLRGSRHADTQAAADRILKAFDGRLLETPDATLSATVSVGGVQIGERIAQVARVLTKATESLHNAAGMGGNRAEIFDPSATEREEEERVQAWVRHIREAIDTDALRLHYQPIVNLQDEFEQFHEALLRLVGGDGNLIPPAQFVPMAEEHGLAGDIDRWALNRAIRDVAHHIAAGKQAKVLVKISQQSVDDEQLVTDISRMLAEHDVPATALVLQLPESKVFTNLRQAQRLNEELRVIGARFCIEHFGVGLNSLQLLNHVRPGFLKLNEDYIADFTTSQENRDRVQEIVQQAHAQEIACIARGVSDAATMTALFTTGLEYMQGDFIAPASEAMASAY encoded by the coding sequence ATGCTTTCCGGCGTTGATGCCCCTATCCGGATGCTGATCGTCAACGACGACGCCGAAGCCGCCGAAGCCATCGTCAGCAACCTGCGCAATGCGGGCCTGGCGGTCCGCCCGGCGCGCGCGGCCAGTCTGGACCAGATCGACGAGCACCTCGCCGCGCATCCCTTCGATGTCGTGCTGGTCAGCTCGCCCGCCAGCGGCATGAGCGACGAGCAGGTCGTCCAGCGCGCCTCCGCCGATGGCCGCGACCTGCCGGTCGTGGTCCAGATCGACCAGGTGGACAACGCGCGGCTGCTGTCGCTGGCCCGGCTGGGCATGCGCGGGATCGTGCTGAAGGGCGAGTTCGAGCATCTTCAGGCCATCATCGTCCGCGAGTTCCACGACCTCGACGCGCGCCGTGGCCTGCGCCGGCTGGAAGCGCAGATCCGCGAAACCGAACGCCGCTGCGACGCGCTGATCGAGTCCTCGCGCGACCCGATCGCCTACGTCCACGAAGGCATGCACATCCGCGCCAACAGCGCCTACCTCGAAATGTTCGGCTACGCGGATTTCGAGGACATCGAGGGGATGTCGCTGCTCGACATGGTCGCGCCGGCCCACGTCACCGATTTCAAGAAACTGCTGAAGGACATCAGCCGTGGCGAAGCCCCGCCGCCGCGTTACGAACTGCAGGCGCGCGACGCCGAAGGCAACGACTTCCCGGCCGTCATGGAATTCGCCCAGGCCAAGTACGAGGGTGAGCCCTGCATCCAGGTGATCATCCGCCGCCAGGAATCCGACCCGGCGATGGCACAGGAGCTGGAGGAACTGCGCCGCCGCGACATCGCGACCGGCCTGCTCAACCGCCAGACCTTCCTGCAGGAGCTGGAACAGGGCGTGGCCGAAGTCGCCGGCGGCGGCACCCAGCACGCGTTGCTGCTGGTGGAACCCGACCAGGCCGCGCAGCTGGGCCAGCAGGTCGGGTTGGACAACACCCACGAACTCGCCGCCGCCATCGCCAAGCGCCTGACCGACACCTTCGGCAGCGACGCGATCATCGCGCGCACCGGCGAGGACACCTACGCCCTGCTCCTGCGCGGCAGCCGCCACGCCGATACGCAGGCCGCCGCCGACCGCATCCTCAAGGCCTTCGACGGCCGCCTGCTGGAAACGCCGGATGCCACCCTCAGCGCCACCGTCAGCGTGGGCGGCGTGCAGATCGGCGAACGCATCGCCCAGGTCGCGCGCGTCCTGACCAAGGCCACCGAGAGCCTGCACAACGCGGCCGGCATGGGCGGCAACCGTGCCGAGATCTTCGACCCCAGTGCCACCGAGCGCGAGGAAGAAGAGCGCGTCCAGGCCTGGGTGCGCCACATCCGCGAAGCCATCGACACCGATGCGCTGCGCCTGCACTACCAGCCCATCGTCAACCTGCAGGACGAGTTCGAGCAGTTCCACGAAGCCCTGCTGCGGCTGGTCGGCGGCGACGGCAACCTGATCCCGCCCGCGCAGTTCGTGCCGATGGCCGAGGAACACGGGCTGGCCGGCGACATCGACCGCTGGGCGCTGAACCGCGCGATCCGCGACGTGGCGCATCACATCGCCGCGGGCAAGCAGGCCAAGGTGCTGGTGAAGATCTCGCAGCAGTCGGTCGACGACGAACAGTTGGTCACCGACATCAGCAGGATGCTGGCCGAACACGACGTCCCGGCGACCGCGCTGGTGCTGCAGCTGCCGGAATCGAAGGTGTTCACCAACCTGCGCCAGGCCCAGCGCCTCAACGAGGAACTGCGGGTGATCGGCGCGCGTTTCTGCATCGAGCATTTCGGCGTGGGGCTCAACTCGCTGCAGCTGCTCAACCACGTGCGCCCGGGCTTCCTCAAGCTCAACGAGGACTACATCGCCGACTTCACCACCTCACAGGAAAACCGCGACCGCGTGCAGGAGATCGTCCAGCAGGCGCACGCGCAGGAGATCGCCTGCATCGCGCGCGGCGTCAGCGACGCGGCCACCATGACCGCGCTGTTCACCACCGGCTTGGAATACATGCAGGGCGACTTCATCGCGCCCGCCAGCGAGGCCATGGCTTCGGCCTACTGA
- the gluQRS gene encoding tRNA glutamyl-Q(34) synthetase GluQRS, whose amino-acid sequence MTARPAAPYRGRFAPSPTGPLHFGSLVAALGSWLHARARGGEWWVRIEDVDRTREVAGAAEAQLEALRRFGLHWDGDVVRQSDRGALYQAALDGLIARGLAFECHCSRSDLEGAGGIHRACVADGPREVPAVRLRVPDGSGVEVDDAVHGHIAQRLDTEVGDFVLKRADGCWAYQLAVVVDDAAQGITDVVRGADLLDSTPRQVYLQQLLGLPTPRYAHLPLVLDDAGRKLSKSLAALPLDAADPLPALAEAWRILGQDIEAITASPNADGFLQRAIHAFDESRLPRAAQPSPHRTTRLQ is encoded by the coding sequence ATGACAGCCCGCCCCGCCGCCCCGTATCGGGGCCGTTTCGCGCCCTCCCCGACCGGCCCGCTGCACTTCGGCTCGCTGGTGGCGGCCCTAGGCAGCTGGCTGCATGCACGCGCGCGCGGCGGCGAATGGTGGGTGCGGATCGAGGATGTGGACCGGACCCGCGAGGTGGCCGGTGCCGCCGAGGCGCAACTGGAAGCGCTGCGCCGCTTCGGGTTGCATTGGGACGGCGACGTGGTCCGGCAATCCGATCGCGGCGCGTTGTACCAGGCCGCGCTGGACGGGCTGATCGCGCGCGGTCTCGCCTTCGAATGCCATTGCAGCCGCAGCGACCTGGAAGGCGCTGGCGGCATCCATCGCGCGTGCGTGGCGGATGGCCCGCGCGAGGTGCCGGCGGTGCGCCTGCGCGTGCCGGACGGCAGCGGGGTGGAGGTCGATGACGCAGTCCACGGCCACATCGCCCAACGCTTGGATACTGAAGTTGGCGACTTCGTGCTGAAACGCGCCGACGGCTGCTGGGCCTACCAGCTGGCGGTGGTGGTGGATGACGCCGCGCAGGGCATCACCGATGTGGTGCGCGGCGCCGACCTGCTGGATTCCACCCCGCGCCAGGTCTATCTGCAGCAGCTGCTCGGGCTGCCGACGCCGCGTTACGCGCATCTTCCGCTGGTGCTCGATGACGCGGGCCGCAAGCTGTCCAAGTCGCTGGCGGCGCTGCCGCTGGATGCCGCCGACCCGCTGCCCGCGCTGGCCGAAGCGTGGCGCATCCTGGGCCAGGACATCGAGGCCATCACCGCCAGCCCGAATGCCGATGGATTCCTCCAGCGCGCCATCCATGCGTTCGACGAAAGCCGGCTTCCGCGCGCGGCGCAGCCCTCGCCGCATCGCACAACAAGATTGCAGTGA
- the ubiG gene encoding bifunctional 2-polyprenyl-6-hydroxyphenol methylase/3-demethylubiquinol 3-O-methyltransferase UbiG: MNTHANARQSELHKFGALANRWWDENGPQKALHALNPVRLRYVAGRVELEGAKVLDVGCGAGLLSEALAGEGARVTAIDLAPELIEVAKLHQLEAGLGIDYRLQPVEALADELPGTFDAVTCMEMLEHVPDPGSIIDACARLLKPGGRLFLSTLNRTPAAFALAIVGAEYVARVLPKGTHQYRDFIKPSELGAWLRAAGLQLEDVSGLMYEPWRNGARLSSRTEVNYLACARKPA, translated from the coding sequence ATGAACACGCACGCCAACGCCCGCCAGTCCGAACTGCACAAGTTCGGCGCGCTGGCCAACCGCTGGTGGGACGAGAACGGCCCGCAGAAGGCGCTGCACGCGCTCAACCCGGTGCGCCTGCGCTACGTCGCCGGGCGCGTCGAACTTGAAGGCGCGAAGGTGCTCGATGTCGGCTGCGGCGCCGGCCTGCTGTCCGAAGCATTGGCGGGCGAGGGCGCGCGCGTCACCGCCATCGACCTGGCGCCGGAGCTGATCGAAGTGGCCAAGCTGCACCAGCTGGAAGCCGGCCTCGGCATCGACTACCGCCTGCAGCCGGTGGAAGCGCTGGCCGACGAACTGCCGGGCACGTTCGATGCCGTCACCTGCATGGAAATGCTGGAACACGTGCCGGACCCGGGCAGCATCATCGACGCCTGCGCGCGCCTGCTGAAGCCGGGTGGCCGCCTGTTCCTGTCCACGCTCAACCGCACGCCGGCCGCCTTCGCGCTGGCGATCGTCGGCGCGGAATACGTGGCGCGCGTGCTGCCGAAGGGCACGCACCAGTACCGCGACTTCATCAAGCCCTCCGAGCTCGGCGCGTGGCTGCGTGCCGCCGGCCTGCAGCTGGAAGACGTCAGCGGCCTGATGTACGAACCGTGGCGCAACGGCGCACGCCTGTCTTCGCGCACCGAGGTCAATTACCTGGCCTGCGCGCGCAAGCCGGCATGA
- the phbB gene encoding acetoacetyl-CoA reductase: MTSRVAFVTGGTGGIGTAIIKRLADMGHRVATNYRNEEKARDWADKMKSEGYDILLVKGDVTSTDDANTMVKEIEDKLGPVEILVNNAGITRDGTFHKMKEDQWCDVINTNLNSCFNVTRPVIEGMRDRKWGRIIQISSINGLKGQYGQANYAAAKAGMHGFTISLARENARNGITVNTISPGYIATDMVMAVPEEVRAKIVADIPTGRLGTPEEIAYGVGFLADDNAGWITGSNLDINGGHHMGW; the protein is encoded by the coding sequence ATGACTTCACGCGTGGCATTCGTAACGGGCGGCACCGGCGGCATCGGCACGGCAATCATCAAGCGGCTCGCCGACATGGGGCACAGGGTGGCCACCAACTATCGCAACGAGGAAAAGGCGCGCGACTGGGCCGACAAGATGAAGTCCGAGGGCTACGACATCCTGCTGGTCAAGGGTGATGTCACTTCCACCGACGACGCCAACACCATGGTGAAGGAGATCGAGGACAAGCTCGGCCCGGTGGAGATCCTGGTCAACAACGCCGGCATCACCCGCGACGGCACCTTCCACAAGATGAAGGAAGACCAGTGGTGCGACGTCATCAACACCAACCTCAATTCCTGCTTCAACGTGACCCGCCCGGTGATCGAGGGCATGCGTGACCGCAAGTGGGGCCGCATCATCCAGATCAGTTCGATCAACGGCCTGAAGGGCCAGTACGGCCAGGCCAACTACGCGGCGGCGAAGGCCGGCATGCACGGCTTCACCATTTCGCTGGCGCGCGAGAACGCCCGCAACGGCATCACCGTCAACACGATCTCGCCGGGCTACATCGCCACCGACATGGTGATGGCGGTGCCGGAGGAAGTCCGCGCCAAGATCGTCGCCGACATCCCGACCGGCCGCCTCGGCACGCCGGAGGAGATCGCGTACGGCGTCGGCTTCCTGGCCGACGACAACGCCGGCTGGATCACCGGCTCCAACCTCGACATCAACGGTGGCCACCACATGGGCTGGTAA
- the phaR gene encoding polyhydroxyalkanoate synthesis repressor PhaR, translated as MPTRIIKKYPNRRLYDTEISSYITVEEVRQLILDGEQFEVRDAKTGEDLTRQVLLQIIAEQEQGGEPVLSTQLLSQIIRFYGDSMQGFMGNYLERSMQLFLEQQNQFRQQIGGLLGQSPWTMMNQMAERNLDAWTQFQKFMAGQASAAEKPGDTKPGGKR; from the coding sequence ATGCCCACGCGCATCATCAAGAAGTATCCCAACCGCCGGCTCTACGACACCGAGATCTCCAGCTACATCACGGTGGAGGAAGTGCGGCAGTTGATCCTCGACGGCGAGCAGTTCGAGGTGCGCGATGCCAAGACCGGCGAAGACCTGACCCGGCAGGTGCTGCTGCAGATCATCGCCGAGCAGGAACAGGGCGGCGAACCGGTGCTGTCCACCCAGTTGCTGAGCCAGATCATCCGCTTCTACGGCGACTCGATGCAGGGCTTCATGGGCAACTACCTGGAGCGCTCGATGCAGCTGTTCCTGGAGCAGCAGAACCAGTTCCGCCAGCAGATCGGCGGGCTGCTCGGGCAGAGTCCGTGGACGATGATGAACCAGATGGCCGAACGCAATCTGGATGCCTGGACGCAGTTCCAGAAGTTCATGGCCGGCCAGGCCAGCGCCGCCGAAAAGCCCGGCGATACCAAGCCCGGCGGCAAGCGCTGA
- a CDS encoding TMEM175 family protein, whose protein sequence is MSDPVTRQESYPHDRAVFFSDAVFAIAMTLLAIEFRAPTHELVERVGAGQAWAQMIPLFIAYVISFLVLGLYWAGHMQAWKYVTHVGPKLVWLNIMQLMFVALVPFGTSQYSEAFFQDMPVAFMAYCAILSGIALFSVLERRAIAAQEGLAAKLGVPDTRWFQLRSLVPLIVFMAGIPMSAVLPNWAGGWWFMLIWPLSWIARRWVFRAEPVAHD, encoded by the coding sequence ATGTCGGATCCGGTGACGAGACAGGAAAGCTATCCCCACGACCGCGCGGTCTTTTTCAGCGATGCGGTCTTCGCCATCGCGATGACCCTGCTGGCCATCGAGTTCCGCGCGCCGACCCACGAGCTGGTCGAGCGCGTCGGCGCCGGCCAGGCATGGGCGCAGATGATCCCGCTGTTCATCGCCTACGTGATCAGCTTCCTGGTGCTGGGGCTGTACTGGGCCGGCCACATGCAGGCCTGGAAATACGTCACCCACGTCGGCCCGAAGCTGGTCTGGCTCAACATCATGCAGCTGATGTTCGTGGCGCTGGTGCCGTTCGGGACCAGCCAGTATTCCGAAGCCTTCTTCCAGGACATGCCGGTCGCCTTCATGGCGTATTGCGCGATCCTCTCCGGCATCGCGCTGTTCTCGGTGCTGGAGCGCCGCGCCATCGCCGCGCAGGAAGGGCTCGCGGCCAAGCTCGGCGTCCCGGACACGCGCTGGTTCCAGCTGCGTTCGCTCGTTCCCCTGATCGTTTTCATGGCCGGCATCCCCATGTCCGCCGTGCTGCCCAACTGGGCCGGCGGCTGGTGGTTCATGCTGATCTGGCCGTTGTCTTGGATCGCCCGCCGCTGGGTGTTCCGCGCGGAGCCCGTCGCCCATGACTGA
- the htpX gene encoding protease HtpX, producing MFKRITLFLATNLAVLVLLGIIMNVVLPMFGIRLGNNGGLLVMAAVFGFGGSFISLLMSKWMAKRSTGAYVIEQPRNEAETWLVETVRRQAQAAGIGMPEVAIYDAPEINAFATGANRNNALVAVSTGLLRALDRDEAEAVLGHEVSHVANGDMVTMALLQGVLNTFVIVLSRLVGRVIDGYLSGGRNEGPGIGYWVSVIVLDMVFGLFASMIAMWFSRHREFRADAGGARLAGRNKMIAALERLKQNHGENTLPKQIAAFGISGAVGHGLKQLLLSHPPLDVRIQALRNAQSDGGTVRQGVVA from the coding sequence ATGTTCAAACGCATCACCCTGTTCCTCGCCACCAACCTCGCGGTGCTGGTCCTGCTCGGCATCATCATGAACGTGGTGCTGCCCATGTTCGGCATCCGCCTCGGCAACAACGGCGGGTTGCTGGTGATGGCGGCCGTGTTCGGTTTCGGCGGCTCCTTCATCTCACTGTTGATGTCGAAGTGGATGGCGAAGCGCTCCACCGGCGCCTACGTCATCGAGCAGCCGCGCAACGAGGCCGAGACCTGGCTGGTCGAGACCGTCCGCCGCCAGGCGCAGGCCGCCGGCATCGGGATGCCGGAAGTCGCCATCTACGACGCGCCGGAAATCAACGCATTCGCCACCGGCGCCAACCGCAACAACGCGCTGGTCGCGGTGTCCACCGGCCTGCTGCGCGCGCTCGACCGCGATGAGGCGGAAGCCGTGCTGGGCCACGAGGTCAGCCACGTCGCCAACGGCGACATGGTGACCATGGCGCTGCTGCAGGGCGTCCTCAACACCTTCGTCATCGTGCTGTCGCGGCTGGTCGGCCGGGTCATCGACGGCTACCTGTCGGGCGGCCGCAACGAGGGCCCGGGCATCGGCTACTGGGTCAGCGTCATCGTGCTGGACATGGTGTTCGGCCTGTTCGCCAGCATGATCGCGATGTGGTTCTCGCGTCACCGCGAGTTCCGCGCCGACGCCGGCGGCGCCCGGTTGGCGGGCCGCAACAAGATGATCGCCGCGCTGGAACGCCTCAAGCAGAACCACGGCGAGAACACGCTGCCCAAGCAGATCGCCGCGTTCGGCATCAGTGGCGCGGTCGGCCACGGCCTCAAGCAGCTGCTGTTGAGCCACCCGCCGCTGGACGTGCGCATCCAGGCGCTGCGCAACGCGCAGTCCGATGGCGGCACGGTGCGGCAGGGCGTGGTGGCCTGA
- the phbB gene encoding acetoacetyl-CoA reductase, producing the protein MTGDSHRRLAVVTGGLGGLGTAICRSLHDAGRRVVAVDLGGAPERIEAFEAAMAGTDASFHPLDVTDFGACAAFAEAMAAQHGGIDILVNAAGITRDTTLRKMDKTQWDAVMNVNLDGVFNLTRHVIDGMVARGFGRIVNISSVNGQTGQFGQANYSAAKAGMHGFTMALAREVAAKGVTVNSVSPGYCETALVMGMDEVIRAQIVAKVPVGRLGQPHEIARAVQFLAAEDAGFITGANLPVNGGLFISF; encoded by the coding sequence ATGACGGGGGACAGCCACCGTCGGCTGGCGGTGGTGACGGGCGGCTTGGGCGGCCTGGGCACGGCGATCTGCCGCAGCCTGCATGACGCCGGGCGCCGCGTGGTCGCGGTGGACCTGGGCGGCGCGCCGGAGCGCATCGAGGCGTTCGAGGCGGCGATGGCCGGCACCGATGCTTCCTTCCACCCGCTCGACGTCACCGATTTCGGCGCCTGCGCCGCCTTTGCCGAGGCGATGGCCGCGCAGCACGGCGGCATCGACATCCTGGTCAACGCGGCCGGGATCACCCGCGACACCACCCTGCGCAAGATGGACAAGACGCAGTGGGACGCGGTGATGAACGTCAACCTGGACGGCGTGTTCAACCTGACCCGCCACGTCATCGACGGCATGGTGGCGCGCGGCTTCGGGCGCATCGTCAACATCAGCTCGGTGAACGGCCAGACCGGCCAGTTCGGGCAGGCCAACTATTCCGCCGCCAAGGCCGGCATGCACGGCTTCACCATGGCCTTGGCGCGCGAAGTCGCGGCCAAGGGCGTGACGGTCAATTCGGTGTCGCCCGGCTACTGCGAAACCGCGCTGGTCATGGGTATGGACGAGGTGATCCGCGCGCAGATCGTGGCGAAGGTGCCGGTGGGCCGGCTCGGCCAGCCGCATGAAATCGCCCGCGCCGTGCAGTTCCTCGCCGCCGAGGATGCCGGCTTCATCACCGGCGCCAACCTGCCGGTGAACGGCGGCCTCTTCATCAGTTTCTGA
- the efp gene encoding elongation factor P, with amino-acid sequence MATLGMNDVKNGQKILVNNEPAVITETEYVKPGKGQAFTRVKFRQIKSGRVQEVTMKATDSMEVADVVDTDMQYLYADGEYWHFMNPESFEQVQADKNGMGGAEKWLKGEEECVVTLWNGVPIAVQPPNFVELKITETDPGVKGDTAGTGGKPATLETGAVVRVPLFVGQEEMIKVDTRSGEYVSRVK; translated from the coding sequence ATGGCCACGCTGGGCATGAACGACGTCAAGAACGGCCAGAAGATCCTGGTCAACAACGAACCCGCGGTCATCACCGAGACCGAGTACGTCAAGCCGGGCAAGGGCCAGGCCTTCACCCGCGTCAAGTTCCGCCAGATCAAGAGCGGCCGCGTGCAGGAAGTGACGATGAAGGCGACCGACTCGATGGAAGTGGCCGACGTGGTCGACACCGACATGCAGTACCTCTACGCCGATGGCGAATACTGGCACTTCATGAACCCGGAAAGTTTCGAGCAGGTCCAGGCCGACAAGAACGGCATGGGCGGCGCCGAGAAGTGGCTGAAGGGCGAGGAAGAATGCGTGGTGACGCTGTGGAACGGCGTGCCGATCGCCGTGCAGCCGCCGAACTTCGTCGAACTCAAGATCACCGAGACCGACCCGGGCGTGAAGGGCGACACCGCCGGCACCGGCGGCAAGCCGGCCACGCTGGAAACCGGCGCGGTGGTTCGCGTGCCGCTGTTCGTCGGCCAGGAAGAAATGATCAAGGTCGATACCCGCAGCGGCGAATACGTCAGCCGCGTCAAGTAA
- a CDS encoding TRZ/ATZ family hydrolase yields MTDAPQTCDLLIEAGHIVPVAPHGVVLENHAVAIDRGVILAVLPAAEARAKYAPKETVSKPDAVLIPGLVNAHTHNPMTLMRGVADDLPLKVWLQQHIWPIEGAVIGPDFVADGCTLAIAEMLRGGTTCANENYFFPDVQAATYKRFGFRARIGLPVIDFPTAWAKSDDEYFDRAGEVHDQWRDDALIKTAFAPHAPYTVDDDNFARVRMLADQLDIPVHLHLHETAQEVQQSIDQFGLRPIARLDRLGLINDRLIAVHMTQLTEAEIHLCAERGVSVVHCPESNLKLASGFCPACALMKAGVTLAIGTDGVASNNDLDMIGETRTAALLAKAVADDAAALTAAEALRAATWGGAKAMGMDDLIGTLEPGKQADIACIDLGQIETQPLHQVISQVVYASGRHQVSDVWIAGKPKLRDRRLVDMDEAGILANARRWRGRIAEVEIAR; encoded by the coding sequence ATGACTGATGCCCCCCAGACCTGCGACCTGCTGATCGAAGCCGGCCACATCGTTCCCGTCGCGCCGCACGGCGTGGTGCTGGAAAACCATGCCGTCGCCATCGACAGGGGCGTGATCCTCGCCGTGCTGCCCGCCGCCGAAGCGCGTGCGAAATACGCGCCGAAGGAAACGGTCTCGAAGCCGGATGCGGTGCTGATCCCCGGCCTGGTCAACGCCCACACCCACAACCCGATGACCCTGATGCGCGGCGTCGCCGACGACCTGCCGCTCAAGGTCTGGCTGCAGCAGCACATCTGGCCGATCGAAGGCGCGGTGATCGGTCCGGACTTCGTCGCAGACGGCTGCACGCTGGCGATCGCCGAGATGCTCCGCGGCGGCACCACCTGCGCCAACGAAAACTACTTCTTCCCGGACGTGCAGGCTGCCACCTACAAGCGCTTCGGCTTCCGCGCGCGCATCGGCCTGCCGGTCATCGACTTCCCGACCGCGTGGGCGAAGAGCGACGACGAATACTTCGACCGCGCCGGCGAGGTCCACGACCAGTGGCGCGACGACGCGTTGATCAAGACCGCCTTCGCGCCGCACGCGCCGTACACGGTGGACGACGACAACTTTGCGCGGGTACGCATGCTGGCCGACCAACTCGACATCCCGGTCCACCTGCACCTGCACGAGACCGCGCAGGAAGTGCAGCAGTCCATCGACCAGTTCGGCCTGCGCCCGATCGCGCGGCTCGACCGCCTCGGCCTGATCAACGACCGCCTGATCGCCGTGCACATGACCCAGCTGACCGAGGCCGAGATCCACCTCTGCGCCGAGCGCGGCGTGAGCGTGGTGCATTGCCCGGAATCCAACCTCAAGCTCGCCTCCGGCTTCTGCCCCGCGTGTGCCTTGATGAAGGCCGGTGTGACGCTCGCCATCGGCACCGACGGCGTGGCCAGCAACAACGACCTCGACATGATCGGCGAGACCCGCACCGCCGCGCTGCTGGCCAAGGCCGTGGCCGATGACGCCGCCGCACTCACCGCCGCCGAAGCCCTGCGCGCGGCGACCTGGGGCGGCGCCAAGGCGATGGGGATGGACGATCTCATCGGCACGCTCGAGCCGGGCAAGCAGGCCGACATCGCCTGCATCGACCTCGGCCAGATCGAGACCCAGCCGCTGCACCAGGTCATTTCGCAGGTGGTCTATGCCAGTGGCCGCCACCAGGTCAGCGACGTCTGGATCGCCGGCAAGCCGAAGCTCCGCGACCGCCGGCTGGTGGACATGGACGAAGCCGGCATCCTCGCCAACGCGCGCCGCTGGCGCGGCCGCATCGCGGAAGTGGAGATCGCACGATGA
- the epmB gene encoding EF-P beta-lysylation protein EpmB, translating into MIPVAPLSPQPARWQEQWRDAIRDPADLLALLGLETLAARLSPAAMAQFPLRVPRAFVARMRRGDAADPLLRQVLPLDDEDRIVPGFGLDAVGDAAAKAADGVIRKYHGRALLIATGSCAVNCRYCFRRHFPYADETAARGNWEAAADAIAADGGIEEVLLSGGDPLSLSTPKLAELTTRLAGIPHIRRLRIHSRLPVVLPARIDDEFTGWLASLPWPVSFVIHANHANEFDDEVDAAMARLRGTGAVVLNQAVLLRGVNDSVDALAALSERSFEAGVLPYYLHQLDRVQGAAHFEVADEAALDLHRQLAARLSGYLVPRLVREVAGDPGKRPLR; encoded by the coding sequence ATGATACCCGTTGCCCCCCTTTCGCCGCAGCCCGCCCGTTGGCAGGAACAGTGGCGCGATGCCATCCGCGACCCCGCCGACCTGCTCGCGCTGCTGGGCCTGGAAACGCTGGCCGCCCGCCTCTCGCCCGCCGCGATGGCGCAGTTCCCTCTGCGGGTGCCGCGTGCCTTCGTCGCGCGCATGCGCCGGGGCGATGCCGCCGACCCGCTGCTGCGCCAGGTGCTGCCGCTCGATGACGAGGACCGCATCGTGCCCGGCTTCGGGCTGGATGCGGTGGGCGATGCCGCCGCGAAAGCCGCCGACGGCGTCATCCGCAAGTACCACGGCCGGGCGCTGCTGATCGCCACCGGCAGCTGCGCGGTGAACTGCCGCTACTGCTTCCGCCGCCACTTCCCCTATGCCGACGAGACCGCCGCGCGCGGCAACTGGGAGGCGGCCGCCGACGCGATCGCCGCCGATGGCGGCATCGAGGAAGTCCTGCTCTCCGGCGGCGATCCGCTCTCGCTGTCCACGCCCAAGCTGGCCGAGCTCACCACGCGGCTGGCCGGCATCCCGCACATAAGGCGGTTGCGCATCCATTCGCGGCTGCCGGTGGTGCTGCCGGCGCGCATCGACGACGAATTCACCGGCTGGCTGGCTTCGCTGCCGTGGCCGGTGAGCTTCGTCATCCACGCCAACCACGCCAACGAGTTCGATGATGAGGTGGATGCGGCGATGGCCCGGCTGCGCGGGACCGGTGCGGTGGTGCTCAATCAGGCGGTGCTGCTGCGCGGGGTCAACGATTCCGTCGATGCGCTGGCGGCGCTGTCCGAGCGCAGCTTCGAAGCCGGCGTGCTGCCCTACTACCTGCACCAGCTCGACCGCGTGCAGGGCGCGGCGCATTTCGAAGTCGCGGACGAAGCCGCCCTCGACCTGCACCGCCAACTCGCCGCCCGCCTGTCCGGCTACCTGGTCCCGCGCCTGGTGCGCGAAGTGGCCGGCGACCCCGGCAAGCGACCACTGCGATGA